From the genome of Bosea sp. 29B:
CGAAAAGCGAAGCCGCCGGTGCCGTAGACCAACCATCGATCGATGGCGTAACCGGCGCGGGCTCGCACCGAGCCATCATAGCGCTCGCGAACCTTGGCCGCTCCAGCCAAAGCGTTCGATTTTGATCCAGAGGACAAGAGCGCCGCATTGGCCTCGAGTCCGTAAACGATCGGCCCGAGTTGAACGTTGTATCCTGCATATCCGCCGAAAGCCCCGCGGGATCGCGTGTTCTTGCGGCCGCCAAGCCCCGCCGTAGCAGATCCTTGCGTGCGGTCGTAACCGCCTCCCAGTCCAATGTACGGCCCAGTCCAGTTGTAGGGCAGCGAACTGTAGGCAGCGGGAGCGACTGGAGCGCCCTTTCGGCTTGGAAGATCGGCGGCGTGAGCCGCTACA
Proteins encoded in this window:
- a CDS encoding outer membrane protein gives rise to the protein MSIKAFPIAIAASVAAVVAAHAADLPSRKGAPVAPAAYSSLPYNWTGPYIGLGGGYDRTQGSATAGLGGRKNTRSRGAFGGYAGYNVQLGPIVYGLEANAALLSSGSKSNALAGAAKVRERYDGSVRARAGYAIDRWLVYGTGGFAFRDQQITAPGLTARSKTQTGWIAGAGVERALTDNLVARLEYTHADYGKTKGLVPAGLGRGKSTDDRVMAGLSYKFGM